In Nicotiana tabacum cultivar K326 chromosome 11, ASM71507v2, whole genome shotgun sequence, a single window of DNA contains:
- the LOC107760854 gene encoding 10 kDa chaperonin, mitochondrial-like produces MAKRLLPTLNRVLIEKITAPAKTNAGILLPEKSSKLNSGKVVAVGPGLRDKSGNLIPTAVKEGDTVLLPEYGGTQVKLGEKEFHLYRDEDILGTLHD; encoded by the exons ATGGCGAAGCGTTTGCTCCCAACACTCAACAGGGTTTTGATCGAGAAAATCACCGCCCCTGCTAAAACTAATGCCGGTATTCTTCTCCCTGAAAAGTCCTCTAAG CTGAATTCCGGTAAGGTGGTGGCTGTTGGGCCAGGGCTGCGTGACAAGTCAGGAAACTTGATTCCCACTGCTGTCAAGGAAGGTGACACTGTCTTGTTGCCTGAGTATGGTGGTACACAAGTCAAGTTGGGGGAGAAAGA GTTTCATTTGTACCGGGATGAGGACATTTTGGGGACGCTTCATGACTGA